GGCGAGCCATTTGTCATTAATAATAGCTGATAGTCATTTTTCAGTTTATCGAGTACCTGAAAAGTTTCTTCATAAACGAATGGACTTTTCTTGCGTTCTTCAATAAATAATTCCGCGAGCTCACTGCCTAATTTTGCATCTTTAATCCCAAGACGGCTAAGTCCTCGCGTCCAGGCATCACGTCGATAGGTCGGGACGATTTCTTTCATCCTCTGAAAACTATCAGATTCATCATCAAACGTACCCCATAACCCTTCAAATGGGTTAATCCCAATCATTTTTGTGAATTCATATGTTTCATACGTTTCGTAAAGCCCTCTCGCTTCTTCTCGAACGGCTTCTTCGAGTTTGTCGGGATCTATATCATAGCTTCCGGATGCTGCCTCGCAAGTCTTTTGAAAAGCAGTCGCTACACTTTTCTTATCCCATAATAATGTATCGTCCAAATCAAAAAATAATGCTTTAATCATCGTTATCCCCTATTCATAAAGAATCGCCCCTAGCTAGACTAGGAGCGTTCGTTCAAGTTATTTCCGATTGAAAAAATCTGTTAC
This genomic window from Sporosarcina sp. Marseille-Q4063 contains:
- a CDS encoding HAD family hydrolase — its product is MIKALFFDLDDTLLWDKKSVATAFQKTCEAASGSYDIDPDKLEEAVREEARGLYETYETYEFTKMIGINPFEGLWGTFDDESDSFQRMKEIVPTYRRDAWTRGLSRLGIKDAKLGSELAELFIEERKKSPFVYEETFQVLDKLKNDYQLLLMTNGSPSLQNTKLEITPEIAPYFEHIIISGGFGVGKPDRTIFDHALELCNVKPSEALMVGDNLMTDILGASYVGIPSVWINRDNDEPHEEIKPTYEIKNLEELFPILDK